One window of Desulfovibrio sp. Fe33 genomic DNA carries:
- the hydE gene encoding [FeFe] hydrogenase H-cluster radical SAM maturase HydE, whose product MRPHEIADMLRAPDSGELLKEASSVRDAVFGREVFQRGVVEFGNQCRKDCLYCGLRMGNAGLRRYVLGDESVVRAAGCVVRAGMGTVVLQSGEEGRGAVRRIGRLVREIKMLGDVSVTLCLGDHDEDAYRYWRDCGADRYLLKVETFDEELHRRCRPGQSVRERVERVRLLRRLGYETGSGLITGLPGMTPEILANDILELTALSLDMIAVGPFVPHPDTPLRRAAAGSMEESLRALALLRILNPLANIPATSALDALAPDGREQGLSAGANVVMPSVTPESVRREYFLYPGKNGSTETVADAVRALRLRLRKAGYQPSPARGASPAYFK is encoded by the coding sequence GTGCGCCCGCATGAGATCGCGGACATGCTCCGGGCACCGGATTCCGGCGAACTGCTCAAGGAAGCTTCGTCGGTTCGGGACGCCGTGTTCGGGCGCGAGGTCTTCCAGCGCGGGGTCGTGGAGTTCGGCAACCAGTGCCGTAAGGACTGCCTTTATTGCGGCCTGCGCATGGGCAATGCCGGACTGCGCCGCTATGTCCTGGGCGATGAATCCGTGGTCCGCGCGGCGGGGTGCGTCGTGCGGGCGGGCATGGGCACCGTGGTCCTCCAGTCCGGCGAGGAGGGGCGTGGCGCGGTTCGCCGCATCGGTCGGCTCGTTCGGGAAATAAAAATGCTGGGCGACGTCTCCGTGACTCTCTGCCTCGGAGACCACGATGAGGATGCCTACAGGTATTGGCGCGATTGCGGGGCCGACCGTTACCTGCTCAAGGTGGAGACGTTTGACGAGGAGTTGCACCGGCGCTGTCGGCCGGGCCAGTCCGTCCGCGAGCGGGTGGAGAGGGTGCGCCTTCTCCGCCGTCTGGGATACGAGACGGGTTCCGGCCTTATCACGGGCCTGCCGGGCATGACCCCGGAGATTCTCGCCAACGACATACTGGAATTGACCGCCCTTTCTCTGGACATGATTGCCGTGGGGCCCTTCGTCCCGCACCCGGACACTCCCTTGAGGCGGGCCGCGGCGGGGTCCATGGAGGAATCCCTGCGGGCGCTCGCGCTGCTGCGCATCCTGAATCCCCTGGCCAACATCCCGGCCACCAGCGCGCTGGACGCCCTGGCCCCGGACGGCCGCGAGCAGGGGCTTTCCGCCGGAGCGAACGTGGTCATGCCCTCCGTCACCCCGGAGTCGGTCAGGAGGGAATATTTCCTCTATCCGGGGAAAAACGGTTCCACCGAAACGGTCGCGGACGCTGTTCGCGCCTTGCGGCTGCGCCTGCGCAAGGCCGGTTATCAGCCATCCCCGGCACGGGGCGCGTCCCCTGCCTATTTCAAATAA